ACCCGGACGTCGCGCGCCGTGATCGCCATCGGGCCGTCGCCGGCCGGGATGTCGACCCGCACGGTCCGCGGCACGTAGCCGGCCGCGCGCACGGTCACGCTCCACGCGCCGGGGACCACCGGCGCGACGGTCGCGGTTCCGCCGGCGACGCGCACCACCCGGCGCCGGTCGCCCGGGCCGACCGCAACCGCCTCGGCGGCGCGGATCGGGGAACCCGTGTGGGCGTCGCGCACGTCCAGCGTTGCCCCGCCGCCCGGCGACACGCGCAGCGTGACGTCGTCGCCGGGGTCGGCGCGGGCCGCCGCGTCGGGATACCCGGGGTGCGACACGACGACGTCGACGGGCCCGCGCGGCAGCCCGTCGAGCGAGAACCGGCCGGCCGCATCGGCGGTGGCGGTTCGCCCGGCCGCGCGCACGACCGCGCCGGCGGCGGGCCGTCCGAGTGGATCGACGACCCGGCCGGCGAGCCGCGCGTCGGCGCGTTCGAGCACGACCTCGAGCCGCCGCTCGCTCGCCGCCTCCGCCTGCGGCACCGGGGCGACCGCGGCATTCCATGGGGCGAAGCCCGGCGCCGTGACGCGCACTCGGGCGGCCTCGGCGATCGGCCGCAGGCGAAACTGGCCGCCGGCGTCCGTCACCGCGACCGCGAGCCGCCGGTCCCGGTCGACCGCGTCGGCCCGAACGGTTGCACCGGCAACCGGATGGCCGCCCGCGTCAACCACCCTGCCCGAAACGACTGTCCCCGGAGCGAGTCTCGCGATCACCGGGCCGACCTCCGCGCCGAGTGCGACGCCGACCGGCGCCGTACGGGCGGGGGCGAACGCCGGGTGCCGGATGTGCGCGCGATAGCGGCCGGCCGCGAGCCCGTCGATCCGCCACCGCCCGTCGGCATCGGTGACGAGTCCCCCCGTCGCCGGAGCCGCCGGCGGGTCTGATGCGCCGGGGTCCGCCGGGACCGCCGCGCGCACGCCGGGCGGCGGCGGATACGGGATCGGACCGAGGAGCACGCCCAGCTCGCCGCGCGGCACGAGCGTGCCCACACCCGCGGCGCCGGCCGCCGGCCGCGCGAACCGCCGGCGCTCTGCGCGCCGCGTCGCGTCGCTCACGACGACGGGGCCGCCGCCGGCGTCCTCTCCCTCGAGCCACACCACCGCGCCGGCGACCGGGACGCCGTGCGAGTCGAGCACCTGCCCGTGTACCGCGCCGCCCCGCGCGAGCGCGATCGTCAACGGCGGCGCGCGGCGGCTGTCGACCGCGAGCCGCTCTGGCTGCACGTAGCCCGGCGCATGCGCCTCGACGATCCACTCGCCGTACGGTACCGGCCCGACCGCAAACTGCCCGTCCGCGTCCGCCGTCGCCAGGCGCGGCGGCTCGTCGCCCTCCCCTGCGACGACCCGCACGCGGGCCGCCACGCCACGTCCCGTCGCCGCATCGACCACGCGGCCGCGCACGATCGCCCCCGGCTCGAACGCGAGGCGGACCGGCTCGTGCGGCCCCGGTCCGAACCGATCCACGACGACTGCGCGTGCGACGCGCTGTCCGTCGCGCGCCCACACGGTGTAGCTCCCTTCGGGCAGGTCGGCGAGCACGAACGCGCCCGTGGCGTCCGGTCGCGCGACGCGTTCGCCGCCCACCGCGTCGACCGCCACGACCTCGGACGCCGCACCCGCGCCGACCGCGACGCCCGCGATCGCGACGCGCCGCGCGGCGAGTACGACCAGCGGCTCGCCCGGCGCCGGCACGGCCGCCACGGTCGCCGGAAACACCGCCGCCCCCGCCAGTTCGATCCGGTAGGTCCCATGCGGAAGCCCAGCCAGTTCGAAGGCGCCATCGGCCGCGGTGACCGCCTGCGCGACCGCCGCGCCGCCGGCGAGCGCCCGCACGCTCGCGCCGGCGACCGGCCGGCCTGCGGCGTCGATCACACGGCCCGCGATGGCTGCGCGCGCCGCCACCGCCATGGCGCGCGCGGGCGCGTCGCGGGGCGCCGCCGCAGGGCCCGGCGCCGGCGCAGCGGGCCGATGCGCGGGTTGGCGTCTCGCCCACTGCGCGAGCGCGACCGCGGCGATCGCGGCCGCCAGCGCCAGCGCCGCCAGCGGGCGCACGAGCCAAGCATGGCGCATCCGTTTGGGAGATAATGCCAACGCTCATGAGCCTGTTCGAAAACGAGCGCGAGGCCAACCTCGAATCGACCGTCGCGATGGTCGAGGCCGTCCTGCGCGAGCTGGGCCACGATCCCGCCGCGCGCCGCACGGCCGGCACGCCGGAGCCGTCGTGGTCGTTTTCGCACGGGTCGACGCGCGTCCAGGTGTCCTTGGTCGAGCGCGACGAGTTCACGCACTTGCGCGTGGTCGCTCCGGTCATGCTCACGGACGCGCGCGTGGATACGCTCCGCCTGTACCGGCGGCTGCTCACGCTTCACGATCGCGACGTGTACGGCGCCGCGTTCGCGGCGCGGCAAAACGAGATCCTGATCGTAGCCGAGCGGTCGACCGTGGATCTCGACATCGGCGAGGTCCGCGACACGATCTTGCGCGTGCGCGACTACGCTGATCGATACGACGATCTGCTGGTGGAAGAGTTCGGCGGCCGCCTGCCGCACGACGCATGACGGCCGCGCCCGGCACGTCACGATCTGCGCCGCTTGGCTGCGCGGCGCAGCGCCGGCGGGGAGCAGCGGACGCATCGCCGAGACGCGGGCGGCGGGCGGGGCGCGCGCTCGTCCGCCGCGCCGCACGGGGCGCGGGCGCGCGACGCCGCGATCAGTTGCGACCGGGACGGTGGCGGCGCAGGCGTTCGATCTCGGCGTCGATCGCGTCGTCGTCGGGGTGCAGGATGCGCAGCCGTTCAAGCACTTCGATCTGCCGGCGCACGTCGCCGTCGCGCGCGTAGATCGCGCCGAGGTCCGCCAACATCTCGGACAGAATGTCCCGTTTCGACGAGGGCGCGAGCAGATCGGCGGTCAGCGGCTCCTCCGGGCCGGCGGCGTCCGCGAGCCGTGCGCGCAAATCGTCCTCGTCGAGGGTCATCCCGCGGGCGTGCGGGTCGATGAGCAGGCACTCGTCGACGTCGTCGCGCCGAACCAGGTAGCTGCCGGGGAACGAGACGCCCCAAAGCGGCACACCGATGCGGCGCCCCACCTCGATGTAGACGACCGCCAGCGCGATCGGCGCCCCCACCCACCGGTCCAGGACTTCGTTGAGAAACAGGTGTTTGGGATCGTCGCCGCTGTCGTCGCCGCGAAAGCCGAGCTGATCGAACAGCACCTCGTTGAGCGCCCGCACTTCGACGTGGCGCGACTTTTCGCGGTTGTCGATCGCGCGCGCGACCTGCGCCGCGAACCGGTCGAGCACGCCCAGGTAGTGCGACACGTCGAGCCCGTCGTACTCCCACTCGCCGATGAGCAGTGCGGCAACGTCGAGCGGCAGCTCGTCGTCCGGGCGGTCCACCACGTGGTGGAACAGGACGTGATCGGCCGATGCCACCGCGGTCAGTCGTCGCGCCCCGCCGGTCCCTCGACGCGGCGGACGCCGGTGAGCACGTTCGGCACGACGGCCGCCTCGTCGACGCGGCGCAGCGACGTGCCGTCGGCCGCGACGTAGTCGACGTGGGTCAACGTCATCAGCTGGACGGTGCCCTCCGGCGGCAGGCATGAGGCCACGTAGCCGACGATGCGCGCGCCGGTGTCGTACTCGAACTCGACGCGGTGGCTCACCAGGTCGCGCAGTTTTCCGTAGTCTGGCATCGCAGCCCTCCGTATATCATGACCGCCGATGACGGAGCCCGACCACTCCGCACAAACGCGCGTGGCGCTGGTCCGCCACGGAGAATCGGTGAGCAATGCGCAAGGGCGCTTCGCGGGCCACGGGCCGACGCCCCTGTCCGAGCGCGGTCGCGCGCAGGCCGCCCGCGCGGCCCGGGTGATCGCGGACCGGCTGCGGCCGACCGCCATCGTGTCGAGCGACCTGCCGCGGGCCCTGCAGACCGCCGAAGTGCTCGCCGACGTCGCGGGCCTCGACGTCGAGGTCGACCCCGGGTTTCGCGAGCGCGGCCTCGGCGTGCTCGAGGGGCTGGCGCTCGACGAGGTGCGGCGCGCGCACCCGGATGCGTGGCGCCGGCTCGCCGAGGTCGACCCGGACTGGGCGCCGGACGGCGGCGAGTCGGCCCGCGGGGCGTTCGAGCGGGTCGGCGCCGCTCTCGACGCGGTCGTCGCCCGGCACGCCGGCGGACGCGTCGCCGTCGTGTCCCACGGGTTCGCGATCTTCTGCGCGTTCGCGCACGCGTGCGGCATCGACCCGTTCGCCGCAGGCACACGAGCGTACATCCGGCCCGACAACGCGTCGGTCACAGCACTCGCGCGGGTCGGCGCGGCGTGGCGCATCGACGCCGTCAACGACACGCATCACCTGCGCGACGGCGCGTGACGTGCGCCCGAACGCCCGAGGTCAGCGAACCACCGTGTCGAGCGCGAGCTTGAGGCCGGCGGCCGGAATCTTCGCGCGCACCTTGCCTTCGATGTCGCCCGGGTTGCGGCTGCGCGCCTCGCCGTCGCGGTCGACGCGGGCGATCACGACGACGTCGCCCTCGAACTTCGTGCCCGGCATCATCACGTTGGCGCCGGTGAGCGAAAACTCGAGCGGAAGCGACGTCACCTCGATTCGATCGACCGCCATCGTGTTCCCGATGACCTCGCCGGTCACCGGGTTGATCGGCTTGACCATCAGATAGATCACGTCGCCCGGTTTGATCGCGGAGCGCGTCGCGTCGGTCGCGTCGATCGTGCCCTTGAGAAACTGGTTCGGGTCGACCGGCCCGCTGCCCATGCCCGCGTGCGGGTTGGCCATGCCCATACCGGCGTGCGGGTTGGCCGTGCCCATGCCCGCGTGCGGGTTGGCCGTGTCCATGCCCGCGTGCGGATCGCGCGCGGCCGGAGCCGCGACTTGCCCGAGAGCCGGCTCCGGCGGCTTGACCTGGCTCGCGGGCGGCAACCCCCGCCGGCCCTGGTCCGTCGCCGCATCGCGGTCTTTGCTGCACGCCGGCGCGAGCGCGAGCGCAACCGCCGCAAGCCACACCGGAGTCGAATTCCACTGGCTGCCCATGGGGCCAGGTGTACCGCGTTTCCCCCGCGCCGTCGACGCCCCGGAGACTTGGAGCACCGGCACGCGCGGTCGCCTCCGCTCACCCCGCCATCGCGCGCAGGCGGCGGATGCGCTCGGGCAGCGGCGGGTGGGTCGAGAACCACCGCAGCATCGACTGACCGGACAGCGGGTTGACGATGAACAAGCTCGCGGTCGCCGGCGCCGCCTCCGCCGCGTGCAGCGGGATGCGCCGGCTCGCCAGGTCGAGCTTTTCGAGCGCGCGCGCCAGCGCCTCGGGATCGCCGATGAACCGGGCGCCGGTCGCGTCCGCGTGGTACTCCCGGGCGCGACTGATCGCGAGCTGGACGATCGTGGCCGCGATCGGTGCGACGATGGCGAACGCGATCAGCGCGATGGGGTTGCCCCCCTCGTCGTCGTCGCGCGGACCGCCGAAGATCGCCGCCCAGCGCGCAACGGACGCGATGATCGAGATCGCGGTGGCGATCATCGCCGCGACCGACGCGATGAGGATGTCTCGGTTCTTGATGTGCGCGATCTCGTGCGCGATCACTCCGCGCAACTCGCGCTCGGACAGGATGTTCATGATCCCGGTCGTCACCGCGACGACGCCGTGCTGCGGGTTGCGACCGGTGGCGAACGCGTTGGGCGAATCGTCCTCCATGATGAACACGCGCGGCTTGGGGATGCCGGCGCGTTCGGCCACGTCTTGGACGATCGCGTGCAACCGCGGAGCCTCGCGCGGGGACACCTCCCGCGCGCGGTTCATCGCGAGCACGACCTTGTCGCTGAAAAAGTACGAAAAGAAGTTGAGCGCGACGGCGATCGCGCCGAACACCACGAGATTGCCCGTGCCGCCGACGAGCGTGCCGGCGCCGACCAACAACACGCTCAGACCGCCGAGCAGCGCGAGCGTCTTGAGCTGATTCTTCACGGTCGCATTCCCTCCGGGCGAGCGGCGCCCGCCGGCGCGACGCGATCGCGCCTCATCCGGTCACGCCGGCGCGCACACGATGGCTTCATCCCGACCCAACGTAGCCACGTCGCCGGCGAGCGCAAGGGGATCCAGGCGCGCGCCGTCGCTCGCAACCTTGCGAAACCCGAGGCGTGCGACCGGCGCGCCGGGGATCCCGAGGGCCGCGGCGACCTCGCTGGGCTTGGCCGATCCCTCCGCGCCGACCCGCACACGCGCGCGCAGCACCGCGTCCGCCGGCGGCCAGTCGAACAGCGCGCACATACCGGCGACCACCGCCCCGTCCACCACGTCCACCGCCACGAGATAGCGCCGCACGTCGACCACCTTGTCGCCGCGCGCGCACTCGAACGCATCGCGCGCCATCGCCGCCGCCGCGAGCCGCTCGGCGCGCGCCCGGTCCGCGCGCATGCCATCGTCCGGCGGCCGTACCGCCAGCTCGTATTCGTCGATCGCCTTGGACAACTTCGGCGCGCCATCGGCGCGGGCCGCCCCGGTGAACACCAGCCCGTCGGGCGCCACCTCGCGCAGGCGCTCCAACAGCACCTCGCTGGACAAGTCGTTCTCCAGCGCGACGTCGAACAGCTCCCCCGCGCTGGGCACGCCGAGCGACAGCGCCGGCGCGAACTGGACCAGCGGCTTGGGATGAAACCCCTGCGAGTACGCGACGTCGATGCCGGCGCGCCGGCACGTCCGCGTGAGCACCCGCATCGTGTCCAGATGGCCGAGGAACGCGAGGCGGCCGAGCTTGGCGTAGCGCACCCGGAACGAAAACCGGTCCCCCGCGGCGAACCGCGCGCGCGGCCGCGGGCGGCGGCGTCGGGCCGGCGCTTGCGCGGCCGCCGCCGTCGCTGCCGGCGTCCTCGGCTCCAGCGCCCCGAGCGCGCGCAGCGCGTCGAGCCGATCCGCGCGCATCTTCGTCAGGTCGCATGCGACGCCGCAGTCGTAACACACGAGCTTGCGGCGATCGGCCACCGCATCCGCGACGTTGGTGTGGTGGACGATGTCCCCGAACGGCTTGCCGCACGGCGGCGACAGCCGGTCCTTGAGGGCCTGGCGGTACTCGCGGAGCAAGAAGCCATCCTCGAGGCCGACATCGATGTGGTCCCACGGCAGCCGCGACGTCACCGGGATCGTGCCGAGCATCGCGTCCACGGGAACGCCGAGGTCAGCGAACACGGCGCGCCAGCGGTCGAGATCGAAGCACTCGTCCCAGCCGTCGAACCGCGCACCCCGCCGCCACGCCAGTTCGATCGCGTCGGCGAGTCGACGGTCCCCGCGCGCAAACACCACTTCGAGGAAGCTGATGCCGCTGTCGTGGTAGCGCAGGCGCACGCCGGTGCCGGCCGCGCGCTCGCGCAGCACCTGCTGCTTGCGCTCGATCTCGTCGAGCGGATCCATGGCGCACCACTGAAAGGGCGTGTGCGGCTTGGGGACGTGCGACGACACCGACACCGTGACCTCGGCGCGGCGCCCGGCGTACTGGCGCCCGATCGCGAGCACCCGCGCGCCGGTGTCGACGATGCCGGCGACGTCGGCGTCCGTCTCCGTCGGCAGGCCGATCATGAAGTACAGCTTGATGCGGTCCCAGCCGCGCGCGAACACGCGGTGTGCCGACTGCTCGATGTGCTCGTCGGTCACGTTCTTGTTGACGACGTCGCGCATGCGCTGCGTGCCCGCTTCCGGAGCGAACGTGAGACCGGTCGCGCGCACCGACGCGAGGTCGTCGAGGACGCTCTCGCTCAGGCCGTAGGCGCGAAGCGACGACACGGACAGCGACACCTTCTTCGCGCGCAGCCGCTCGGCGACCTCGCGCACCAGCGGTGCGATGCACGAGTGGTCGGCCGTCGACAGCGACGTGAGCGACGTCTCGTCGTAGCCGCCGCGGTCGACGTTGCCGACGATGGCGTCGACGATCTGCCGCGGATCGCGCTCGCGCACGGGCCGATAGATCATGCCGGCCTGGCAAAACCGGCACCCCTCCGTGCAGCCGCGCGCGATCTCGACCGACGCGCGGTCGAACACCGCTTCGGCGTACGGCACCGGCGCGTCCGTCGGAAACGGATACGCATCCAGGTCGTCGACCACCTGGCGCCGCACGCAGGTCGGCGCGCGCGGATCGATCGGCTCGCCGACGCAGACCATGCCGGTGTCGGCGTCCACGACCTCGCGGTACAGCGACGGCACGTACAGCGGGTAGCGCGCCGCCAGCTCTGCGAGCGCGTCGCGGCGCGCGCGACCGGCCCGCCGCATCGCGGCCCAGTCGACGACGAGCTGCGGCAACACCTCTTCGGCCTCACCGATGAACAATGCGTCGAAGAACGCGGCGACCGGCTCCGGATGCGTCGCGCACGGGCCACCGCCGACCACGAGCGGGTCGCGGTCGGCCCGGTCGGCGGCGCGCAGCGGCACGCCGCCGAGGTCGAGCATCGTGAGCACGTTCGTGTAGGTGAGTTCGTATTGCAGCGACACGCCGATGACGTCGAACGCCGACAGCGGGTCGCCGCTCTCGAGCGCGACGAGCGGCAGACCGCGCTCGCGCAGTTCGGCCTCCATGTCCAGCCACGGGCAGAAGCACCGCTCGCAGCCGATTCGCTCGTCGCGGTTGAGCCGCGTGTAGAGGATCTTCGTCCCCAGATGCGACATCCCGATCTCGTAGACGTCGGGAAACGCGAGGACCACGCGCGCGTCCACCTGCGCCGGATCCTTGCGGACCTGGTTGTACTCGCCGCCGAGGTACCGCACCGGCTTGGCGACGCGCCCAATGAAATCCGCATAGATGTGACGCATGGTGAGCCCGTTATAATCGAATTCGATGCAGGTCGCCGGGGAAACCCCGCGTCTCGCCGTCAGGCCCGGCGACACGATCGGCCGCTACCGCGTCGAGGCGCCGCTCGGTGCGGGCGGAATGGGGGAGGTATACGCCGCGCGGACGGTCGACGGCGGCCGCCCGGTGGCGCTGAAGCTGGTGCGCACGCGGTCGCCCGGCGCCATCGCGGCGCTCAAGCGCGAGTTTCGCGCGCTCGCCGACGTCGTCCACCCCAACGTGGTGGCGCTGCTCGAGCTGGTCGCGACCGGCGGTCACTGGTTCGTGGCGATGGAGCGCATCGACGGGGTGCCGATCACCGAGTGGGCGCGGCCCGGCGGCCGTCTCGACGCGACGCGCGCGCGCGCGGCGCTCGCCCAGGTCGCCGACGGCGTCGCGGCGCTGCACGCCGCCGGCATCCTGCACCGCGACGTCAAGCCGTCGAACGTGCTGGTCGACGGTGGCGGCCGCGCGGTGCTGCTCGACTTCGGCCTCGCGGCGCCGGTCGACGATGCCGGCGACGCGGCGCCTGCGCTCGTTGGCACGGCCGCGTACGCGTCGCCGGAACAGGCCGCGGGCCGGACCCCGCTGTCGCCGGCCACCGACTGGTATGGAGTCGGCGCCGTCCTGTACGAGATGTTGACCGGCGCCCCACCGTTTTCGGGCCCGCTGCTGGCCGTGTTGCGCGCCAAGCAGGAACGCGACCCGCCGCCGCCGTCGGTGGTCGCGCCCGGCGTGCCCGCCGACCTCGACGCGCTGTGCGTCGCGCTGTTGCAGCGCGATCCGGGCCGGCGGCCGGCGGGAGAGGACGTGATCGCGCGGCTGTCGCCGCGGCGCCGTCCGCGGCCGGCGCGGCGCACCGCGCCGCCGGTTCCCTTCGTCGGCCGCGACCGCGAACTCGCCGCACTGGACGCGGCCCTGCGCGCGTCGCGCACCGCGCCGGTGGTCGTGCGGCTGCGCGGCCCGTCGGGCATCGGCAAGTCGGCGCTCCTCGGCGAGTTCGGCCGGCGGGCCGCCGCCGCCGGCGCGATGGTCGCTGCCGGTCGCTGCTACGAGCGCGAAGCCACGCCGTACAAGGGCGTCGACATGGCGATCGACGCGCTGTCGCGCCAGCTCGAGGCGCTGCCGGCCGGCGACGTCGTGCCGCTTTTGCCGGCCGGCATGCCGGCGCTGGTCCAGTTGTTTCCGCCGCTGGCGTGGGCGCTTCGGCTCGAACCCGGCGGCCGCGCCCGCACCGAACCGACCGATCCCCACGAACGCCGCCGCCGCGCGTTCGCGGCGCTGCGCGAGCTGCTCGCCGGCATCGCGGCGCGCGCGCCGGTTGCGCTCGTCGTCGACGACGCGCAATGGGTCGACACCGACGGCGCCGACCTGATCGCGGAGGTGCTGCGCGGCCGAGACGCGCCACCGGTCTTGTGGGTGCTCGGTGAGCGCACCGGCACCGCCGGCGGCGCGGTCGACGCCGTGTTGCGAGCCGCGGCCGCGCCGCCGCGGACGGTGGACGTCGGCCCGCTGGACCCCGACGCGGCGGGACGCCTCGCCGCGCGGCTGCTCGCGGACCAGGGCGCCACGCCCGATGCCGCGCGCGCGGCCGCCCTCGCGCGCGACGCCGGCGGCAACCCGTACCTGATCGCCGAGCTGTGCTGCGATCCGGACATCGCCGGCTCAGCCCAGGCGGTGGCGCTCGACGCGATCCTCGCGCGCCGCATCGCCGGCCTGTCGGCTGCGCAGCTGCAGCTCGTACGCGTGCTCGCGGTGGCGGCCCGCCCGGTTCCGCGCGGCGTCGCGGTGCGCGCCGCTCGCGCGCTCGGCGGCGCGACTCCCGATCCGACCGCCGCCCTGCAGCGCGCGCGGCTGGTGCGCGCGCACGGGCCGCGCGACGCCGACCTCGTCGAGCTGTTTCACGACCGGATTCGCGACGCGGTGCTCGCCGACATGACCCGCGACGCGGTGCGCGACGCCCAACGACAGCTCGCCGCGGCCGTCGAGCGCCACGGCCCCGGCGCGGCCGACTCGGACGCGCTCGCCGAGCTATACGCCGCCGCGGGCGACCGCGATCGCGCGCTGGGCCACGCGCGCATCGCCGCGCTCCGCGCGGCCGCCGCCCTCGCCTTCGATCGTGCCGCGCGCAACTATCGGCTGGCGCTCGAGCTCGCCGACCGCGCCGGCGACGACGTGCGGCTGCAACTGTACGTCGGGCTCGGCCATGCGCTCGCGGGCGCTGGACGCGGGCGGGACGCGGCGGACGCGTTTCTCGCCGCGTCGAAGCTCAGCGGCGGCGTCGACGCGCTCGAACTGCGCCGGCGCGCGGCCGACCAGCTGCTGCGCGCCGGCCACATGCAGGCCGGCCTCGATACGATCGAGCCGGTGCTGCGCGCGGGCGGCATGTCGCTGCCGGCCACGCCGCGCGCGGCGCTGGCGCCGCTGGCGTGGGGCCGCATCCGCAACCGCGCGCGGGGACTTCGCTTTCGCGAGCGGCGGACCGACGACATCGCCCCCGAGGCGCTCGTCGCCGTCGACGCGTGCCACGCGCTCGTCACCGGCCTGGCCAGCGTCGATCCCATCCGGGCGATGACGTTCCAGACGGAACACCTGCGCCGCGCGCTCGCCGCCGGCGAGCCGGCGCGGGTCGCCCGCGCGATCGCCGCCGAGGCGGGCCACATCGTCGCGCGCGCCGGCCGCCACACGCCGCGATCGCGGCGGCTGCTCGCCCGCGCCGCGGCGATCGCCGACCGCGTCGCCGAGCCGCGCGCCGTCGCGTTCGTCGCCGGCGCGCACGCCATCTGTGCGTTCCACGCGGGCGACTGGCCGCGCAGCCGCCGCCTCGCCGAACGCACGCTCGAGCTGTTGGCCGGATGCACCGACGTCGCCTGGGAGACCGGGACGGCACAGATCCACTTCAGCTTCGCCGCCGCCAACGCCGGGCAGCTCACCGACCTGGCCGCGCGCATCGACGGCTGGATCGCCGACGCCGACGACCGCGACGACGTCTACGCGGGGTCGATGCTGCGGTTTCCCGGCATCTACGTCCACCTCGCGCGAGACGAACCGGCGCACGCGAGACGGGACATCGCCACCGCGCTGGCGCCCTGGCCCGCAGACGTCCTGTGCATCCAGCGCTGGAACGGCGTGCTGTATTCGGTCCTCGTCGACCTGTACGAGGGAGACGTGGACGCCGCGTGGCGTCGGTGGCAGGAAAGTTGGCCGCGCTATCGTCGGTCGCTGGTGCGCCACGTCGCGCAGGTCCGGGGTATGGCCGACACCCTGCGCGCGAGCACCGCGGTCGCCGCCGCTCGGCGCCGCGGCGCGCGCGGTCGCCGCCGCGAATGGCTCGCGATCGCCCGCCGCCACGCGGGCGCGCTGTCGCGCCACGCCTCCCCGTGGGCGCGCGCGATGGCG
The window above is part of the Deltaproteobacteria bacterium genome. Proteins encoded here:
- a CDS encoding TIGR03960 family B12-binding radical SAM protein gives rise to the protein MRHIYADFIGRVAKPVRYLGGEYNQVRKDPAQVDARVVLAFPDVYEIGMSHLGTKILYTRLNRDERIGCERCFCPWLDMEAELRERGLPLVALESGDPLSAFDVIGVSLQYELTYTNVLTMLDLGGVPLRAADRADRDPLVVGGGPCATHPEPVAAFFDALFIGEAEEVLPQLVVDWAAMRRAGRARRDALAELAARYPLYVPSLYREVVDADTGMVCVGEPIDPRAPTCVRRQVVDDLDAYPFPTDAPVPYAEAVFDRASVEIARGCTEGCRFCQAGMIYRPVRERDPRQIVDAIVGNVDRGGYDETSLTSLSTADHSCIAPLVREVAERLRAKKVSLSVSSLRAYGLSESVLDDLASVRATGLTFAPEAGTQRMRDVVNKNVTDEHIEQSAHRVFARGWDRIKLYFMIGLPTETDADVAGIVDTGARVLAIGRQYAGRRAEVTVSVSSHVPKPHTPFQWCAMDPLDEIERKQQVLRERAAGTGVRLRYHDSGISFLEVVFARGDRRLADAIELAWRRGARFDGWDECFDLDRWRAVFADLGVPVDAMLGTIPVTSRLPWDHIDVGLEDGFLLREYRQALKDRLSPPCGKPFGDIVHHTNVADAVADRRKLVCYDCGVACDLTKMRADRLDALRALGALEPRTPAATAAAAQAPARRRRPRPRARFAAGDRFSFRVRYAKLGRLAFLGHLDTMRVLTRTCRRAGIDVAYSQGFHPKPLVQFAPALSLGVPSAGELFDVALENDLSSEVLLERLREVAPDGLVFTGAARADGAPKLSKAIDEYELAVRPPDDGMRADRARAERLAAAAMARDAFECARGDKVVDVRRYLVAVDVVDGAVVAGMCALFDWPPADAVLRARVRVGAEGSAKPSEVAAALGIPGAPVARLGFRKVASDGARLDPLALAGDVATLGRDEAIVCAPA
- a CDS encoding histidine phosphatase family protein → MTEPDHSAQTRVALVRHGESVSNAQGRFAGHGPTPLSERGRAQAARAARVIADRLRPTAIVSSDLPRALQTAEVLADVAGLDVEVDPGFRERGLGVLEGLALDEVRRAHPDAWRRLAEVDPDWAPDGGESARGAFERVGAALDAVVARHAGGRVAVVSHGFAIFCAFAHACGIDPFAAGTRAYIRPDNASVTALARVGAAWRIDAVNDTHHLRDGA
- a CDS encoding carboxypeptidase regulatory-like domain-containing protein — protein: MRHAWLVRPLAALALAAAIAAVALAQWARRQPAHRPAAPAPGPAAAPRDAPARAMAVAARAAIAGRVIDAAGRPVAGASVRALAGGAAVAQAVTAADGAFELAGLPHGTYRIELAGAAVFPATVAAVPAPGEPLVVLAARRVAIAGVAVGAGAASEVVAVDAVGGERVARPDATGAFVLADLPEGSYTVWARDGQRVARAVVVDRFGPGPHEPVRLAFEPGAIVRGRVVDAATGRGVAARVRVVAGEGDEPPRLATADADGQFAVGPVPYGEWIVEAHAPGYVQPERLAVDSRRAPPLTIALARGGAVHGQVLDSHGVPVAGAVVWLEGEDAGGGPVVVSDATRRAERRRFARPAAGAAGVGTLVPRGELGVLLGPIPYPPPPGVRAAVPADPGASDPPAAPATGGLVTDADGRWRIDGLAAGRYRAHIRHPAFAPARTAPVGVALGAEVGPVIARLAPGTVVSGRVVDAGGHPVAGATVRADAVDRDRRLAVAVTDAGGQFRLRPIAEAARVRVTAPGFAPWNAAVAPVPQAEAASERRLEVVLERADARLAGRVVDPLGRPAAGAVVRAAGRTATADAAGRFSLDGLPRGPVDVVVSHPGYPDAAARADPGDDVTLRVSPGGGATLDVRDAHTGSPIRAAEAVAVGPGDRRRVVRVAGGTATVAPVVPGAWSVTVRAAGYVPRTVRVDIPAGDGPMAITARDVRVELERGATVAGVVRDAHGQRVAGATVRVGDVTAQTDADGRFRLRDVPTGDVAVEARKGRARGAVRVPLRPGDELVTLEISLSAVPPDGAP
- a CDS encoding protease HtpX, which gives rise to MKNQLKTLALLGGLSVLLVGAGTLVGGTGNLVVFGAIAVALNFFSYFFSDKVVLAMNRAREVSPREAPRLHAIVQDVAERAGIPKPRVFIMEDDSPNAFATGRNPQHGVVAVTTGIMNILSERELRGVIAHEIAHIKNRDILIASVAAMIATAISIIASVARWAAIFGGPRDDDEGGNPIALIAFAIVAPIAATIVQLAISRAREYHADATGARFIGDPEALARALEKLDLASRRIPLHAAEAAPATASLFIVNPLSGQSMLRWFSTHPPLPERIRRLRAMAG